The following proteins come from a genomic window of Gloeocapsa sp. PCC 73106:
- a CDS encoding succinyl-CoA synthetase subunit alpha — MNWQMSGRILVQGLGETEVLAQVTRMKAYGTPIVAGINPIWEGKLVNEIPIYALVEEAIAQVGEIQTSLIFAHPYAVLDAALEAIAAGIRQLIVFSQEIPPLDVVRLLKIARDTQTVILGPGSGGILIPEKFYLGIWEPQFYQPGNIAILSDSSKMTYEVALSLHRVNLGESIVTSIGTDPILGTSFRDWLEFLNNNPETSAIALVTRSERIDSSTIDYINSNLNKPLIVYAYNRRKHWKNAPYILSNQFSYVKNTLKDILNESDLLLATRPSEIGELLQ, encoded by the coding sequence ATGAATTGGCAAATGTCAGGTAGAATTTTAGTGCAGGGCCTTGGGGAAACCGAAGTATTAGCTCAGGTGACGAGAATGAAAGCTTATGGTACCCCTATCGTCGCGGGAATTAACCCAATTTGGGAAGGGAAATTAGTCAACGAGATCCCTATTTACGCTCTCGTCGAGGAAGCGATCGCCCAGGTAGGAGAAATTCAAACAAGCTTGATTTTTGCTCATCCCTACGCGGTTTTAGACGCAGCTTTAGAAGCGATCGCCGCGGGAATTAGACAATTGATTGTTTTTTCTCAAGAGATACCTCCCTTAGACGTAGTGCGTCTGTTAAAAATCGCCCGAGATACGCAAACAGTTATTTTAGGACCTGGAAGCGGAGGAATTCTCATCCCTGAAAAGTTCTATTTGGGAATCTGGGAACCTCAGTTTTATCAACCAGGAAATATAGCTATACTCAGCGATAGCTCGAAAATGACCTACGAGGTGGCTTTATCTCTACATCGGGTTAACTTGGGTGAGTCTATAGTCACTAGTATAGGAACAGATCCCATTCTAGGAACGAGTTTTAGAGATTGGCTGGAATTTTTAAATAACAACCCCGAAACCAGCGCGATCGCTCTAGTTACGCGCTCAGAAAGAATCGACTCTAGCACAATTGACTATATCAATAGTAATCTCAACAAACCCTTAATTGTTTATGCGTATAATCGGCGCAAACATTGGAAAAATGCGCCTTATATCCTAAGTAATCAATTTAGTTACGTAAAAAATACACTTAAAGATATCTTAAACGAGTCTGATCTGCTTTTAGCAACTCGTCCGAGTGAAATAGGGGAATTACTACAATAA
- a CDS encoding type II toxin-antitoxin system Phd/YefM family antitoxin produces the protein MDAVTYSEFRKRLAPLLDKLNQDSVPLLVTRQNAKPVVVMTLEDFKAYEATFYLLSSRKNAERLDESIQELNSGGGEQKDLIEE, from the coding sequence ATGGATGCCGTAACCTACTCTGAATTTAGAAAACGACTAGCCCCATTGCTAGACAAACTAAATCAAGATTCAGTCCCATTACTAGTAACTAGGCAAAATGCCAAGCCCGTAGTAGTGATGACTTTAGAAGACTTTAAAGCTTATGAGGCTACGTTCTATTTGTTATCCAGCAGAAAAAATGCCGAAAGGTTAGATGAGTCGATTCAAGAGTTAAATTCTGGTGGTGGTGAACAAAAAGATTTAATAGAAGAGTGA
- a CDS encoding ATP-grasp domain-containing protein, which yields MVDLLEYQAKQLFKQVGIPTLPSQVITEPRQLRQLEIPYPIVVKSQVKAGNRGRAGGVRFAENTIDAIAAASIIFNLPILGQFPEVVLAEARYNAQTELFLAIAIDYQHQCPVLLGSNQGGVDLDLLFENLQVVAIEGEFYPYYGRKLSRQMGLTGNLIESVSEIIAKMYNLFWSQDLDLIEINPLGINATGELMALDGRISANNYGRARHLELKNLTESESESLLWIGSKPPRAKIGIICNSVEVGMATLDLLSGTNLAVGCVVVRDNPENFVKELQKALEEWQKIPGVQVILLNIIKSSEYSKLTVGVIADYLASSLRPKPASEERKGRETGIINRQKAPIKPVSKPLSFVLRLLTDELESLQKSLASFPVYWAQDLENAVMQTISLAEDSTDELANVR from the coding sequence ATGGTTGACTTATTAGAATACCAGGCAAAGCAGTTGTTTAAACAGGTGGGTATACCAACTCTACCATCTCAAGTGATTACCGAGCCCAGACAACTAAGACAGTTAGAAATACCCTACCCTATTGTAGTGAAATCTCAGGTCAAGGCGGGTAATAGAGGTAGAGCGGGGGGAGTACGTTTCGCTGAAAATACCATAGATGCGATCGCAGCAGCGAGTATTATCTTCAATTTACCGATTCTAGGACAATTTCCTGAAGTGGTCTTAGCCGAAGCGAGATATAATGCCCAAACGGAATTATTTTTGGCGATCGCTATCGATTATCAACATCAATGTCCGGTTTTACTCGGCTCAAATCAGGGAGGAGTGGATTTAGATTTGTTATTTGAAAATCTACAAGTAGTCGCTATAGAGGGAGAATTTTACCCCTATTATGGTCGTAAACTGAGTCGTCAAATGGGATTAACGGGAAATCTCATCGAATCAGTGAGTGAAATTATTGCCAAAATGTATAATTTATTTTGGTCCCAAGATTTAGATTTGATTGAAATCAATCCTCTAGGGATTAACGCTACGGGTGAATTAATGGCTCTAGATGGTAGAATTAGCGCCAATAACTACGGTAGAGCGCGTCATCTGGAACTTAAAAATTTAACCGAGTCTGAAAGTGAATCTTTACTCTGGATAGGTTCAAAACCCCCGAGAGCCAAAATTGGTATAATCTGCAATAGCGTCGAGGTGGGGATGGCGACTTTGGACTTGCTCAGTGGGACAAATTTAGCTGTTGGTTGTGTGGTAGTGAGGGATAATCCTGAGAATTTTGTGAAGGAATTACAAAAAGCTTTAGAAGAATGGCAAAAAATTCCTGGAGTCCAAGTTATTTTACTCAATATTATTAAAAGTAGCGAGTATAGTAAACTGACTGTAGGGGTAATCGCTGATTATTTGGCATCATCGCTGCGACCTAAACCCGCGAGTGAAGAACGCAAAGGCAGAGAAACGGGTATAATCAATCGACAAAAAGCCCCCATCAAACCGGTATCTAAGCCTCTGAGTTTTGTATTGCGTTTATTGACCGATGAGCTTGAATCTTTACAGAAGAGTTTAGCGTCTTTCCCGGTATACTGGGCTCAAGATCTGGAAAACGCGGTAATGCAAACAATTTCTTTAGCTGAGGATTCAACCGATGAATTGGCAAATGTCAGGTAG
- a CDS encoding precorrin-2 C(20)-methyltransferase: MGILYGISVGTGDPELITMKGLKILQSAPIVAFPAGIGNKPGIAAQIVADWLKPEQKTVALDFPYVQDLDILTQAWRQGATRVWQYLENNQNVAFACEGDVSFYSTFTYLAQTLKEMYPQAQIETIPGVSSPFAAAAALGIPLTIREQRLAILPALYRVSELELALSWAETIVLLKVSSVYNQVWQILAQYGLLHQAMVVERASTPFQVIYRDLSDRPDLELSYFSLLIINNLTLT; this comes from the coding sequence ATGGGAATTTTATACGGTATTAGCGTAGGTACGGGAGATCCAGAGTTAATTACCATGAAAGGCTTAAAAATCTTGCAAAGTGCTCCAATTGTAGCGTTTCCTGCAGGTATAGGTAATAAACCGGGAATAGCAGCTCAAATCGTGGCTGACTGGTTAAAACCAGAACAGAAAACTGTCGCTTTAGACTTTCCCTACGTACAGGATTTAGACATTCTCACCCAAGCTTGGCGCCAAGGGGCTACGAGGGTATGGCAATATTTAGAAAATAATCAGAATGTGGCTTTTGCTTGTGAAGGCGATGTAAGTTTTTATAGTACTTTTACTTATTTAGCTCAAACCCTCAAAGAAATGTATCCTCAAGCGCAAATTGAAACGATACCAGGGGTTAGTTCTCCATTTGCTGCTGCTGCAGCTTTGGGTATTCCCTTAACTATACGAGAGCAACGTTTGGCTATTTTACCTGCTCTTTATAGGGTATCTGAGTTGGAATTAGCGCTCTCTTGGGCTGAAACGATAGTCTTACTCAAAGTTAGCTCAGTATATAATCAGGTATGGCAAATTTTAGCTCAATATGGCTTATTACATCAGGCGATGGTAGTGGAAAGAGCGAGTACACCCTTCCAGGTGATTTATCGAGATTTGAGCGATCGCCCTGATTTGGAGCTTTCCTATTTTTCTTTGTTAATTATCAATAATTTAACTTTAACTTAA